From a single Vanacampus margaritifer isolate UIUO_Vmar chromosome 15, RoL_Vmar_1.0, whole genome shotgun sequence genomic region:
- the amdhd1 gene encoding putative imidazolonepropionase yields MSVARLKLLVKNAQQVLVICKNGEKYLIKGDSDIDIHVIHNASVVVGSDGLIKAVGPADVIESAYSHAFFDRVIDATGMCVLPGLVDAHTHAIWAGDRVHEFAMKLAGATYMDVHRAGGGIHFTVAHTRAAAAQDLQASLGGRLERMRRAGTTLVEVKSGYGLELPTEMKMLEVMEEARQTLPIGISSTYCGAHAVPKGTSMEEATEDVLRVQLPALKERMAAGTLRVDNIDVFCEKGVFDVPNARAILQAGKDMGLNANFHGDELHPMNAAQLGAELGALAVSHLEEVTDQGIAALARAKTAAVLLPTTAYILRLAQPRARAMLDAGVIVALGSDFNPNAYCCSMPIVMHLACVNMRMSMPEALAAATINAAYALGRSHTHGSLEAGKHGDLLVINAPRWEHLIYQLGGHQELIRYVVVKGDVVHDNDKTLAL; encoded by the exons ATGTCGGTGGCTCGTTTGAAACTCCTGGTGAAAAACGCTCAGCAGGTGCTTGTGATTTGTAAGAATGGCGAGAAATATCTCATAAAAGGCGACAGCGACATCGACATTCACGTCATCCACAATGCAAGCGTCGTTGTTGGCAG CGACGGTCTAATTAAGGCGGTTGGTCCCGCCGATGTGATCGAGTCAGCGTATTCGCACGCTTTTTTCGATCGCGTAATCGACGCAACGGGGATGTGCGTCCTGCCTG gCTTGGTCGACGCTCACACGCACGCCATTTGGGCCGGAGACCGCGTGCACGAGTTTGCAATGAAG CTGGCGGGCGCTACCTATATGGATGTGCACCGCGCGGGCGGCGGCATCCATTTCACGGTGGCGCACACGCGGGCGGCTGCCGCCCAGGACCTCCAGGCCTCGCTGGGCGGCAGGCTGGAGCGCATGCGGCGGGCCGGCACCACCCTGGTGGAGGTCAAGAGCGGCTACGGCCTGGAGCTGCCGACCGAGATGAAGATGCTGGAGGTGATGGAGGAAGCCCGCCAAACTCTGCCCATCGGCATCTCCTCCACGTACTGCGGCGCCCACGCCGTGCCCAA AGGAACGAGCATGGAAGAAGCCACAGAAGACGTCCTGCGGGTTCAACTTCCCGCTTTGAAGGAGCGCATGGCGGCCGGGACTTTGCGGGTGGACAACATCGACGTGTTCTGCGAAAAGGGCGTCTTCGACGTGCCCAACGCGCGCGCCATCCTGCAGGCGGGCAAGGACATGGGCCTCAACGCCAACTTCCACGGAGACGAGCTGCACCCCATGAACGCCGCCCAG CTGGGGGCGGAGCTGGGAGCGTTGGCCGTCAGCCACCTGGAGGAAGTGACGGACCAGGGCATCGCCGCCTTGGCCCGGGCCAAGACGGCGGCCGTCCTGCTGCCGACCACCGCTTACATTCTCAG GTTAGCTCAGCCGCGGGCGCGAGCCATGTTGGACGCGGGCGTCATCGTGGCCCTGGGCAGCGACTTCAACCCCAACGCGTACTGTTGCTCCATG CCCATCGTCATGCACTTGGCCTGCGTCAACATGCGGATGTCGATGCCCGAGGCCTTGGCGGCGGCCACCATCAACGCCGCCTACGCCCTCGGGCGCTCGCACACGCACGGATCGCTGGAAGCGGGAAAACACGGCGACCTGCTGGTCATCAACGCCCCGCG GTGGGAGCATCTCATCTACCAGCTGGGCGGACATCAGGAGCTCATCCGTTACGTGGTCGTCAAGGGCGACGTCGTCCACGACAACGACAAGACGCTGGCCTTGTGA
- the ntn4 gene encoding netrin-4, with amino-acid sequence MLQLLRLLLLSVAALSGAGAPPEALSRAGVAPRCESRACNPRMGNLALGRRVLTQSACGNNGTEPYCAYSEPGLACGVAKCGKCNAALPHLSHLASAMSDSSFRHPDTWWQSAEGADSETVQLDLEAEFYFTHLIAVFRSPRPAAMTLERSQDFGHTWQMLQYYARNCSAAFGFPEGKTTGSGRDGAACTSKYSGAYPCSRGEVIYRTLPKWESLDPFGLEGQQQLRVTNIRIRLLKRQPCPCQAKDAAGAPGKTPPTRHFAIYDLIVKGSCFCNGHAEQCVPAPGYQPIRDRTNHVVHGKCVCRHNTAGEHCERCAALYNDRPWQPADGLTGAPHECRKCKCNGHAHSCHFDWSAWRDSGQRSGGVCDCLHDTEGRQCQNCRAGFYRDPRRPHTAPDSCKPCNCHPLGSMAVHEASDALCDPTNGDCICKPGVGGAHCDRCMVGYWGFHEYGCRPCDCAGDCDPFTGDCVLGSDLYNLEGNSSEPVQIFRVDELFSALHYSEKCECKEQPLTNSKLFCTMNYAYVLKVKVLSAHDKGSHAEVEVKVQKVLSQKVKLQRGRVTLYPESWTARGCTCPILNPGVEYLVAGHADRKRGHLLVNMKSFVKPWTSILGRKVLALLKKDCNW; translated from the exons ATGCTTCAGCTGCTGCGTCTGCTGCTGCTGAGCGTGGCCGCGTTGTCAGGTGCAG GCGCCCCGCCGGAGGCGTTGTCGCGAGCAGGCGTAGCCCCGCGTTGCGAGAGCCGCGCCTGCAACCCCCGCATGGGCAACCTGGCGCTGGGCCGCCGCGTCCTGACCCAGAGCGCGTGCGGCAACAACGGCACCGAGCCGTACTGCGCCTACTCCGAGCCGGGCCTGGCGTGCGGCGTCGCCAAGTGCGGCAAATGCAACGCCGCCCTTCCCCACCTGTCCCACCTGGCGAGCGCCATGTCCGACTCATCCTTCCGCCACCCCGACACCTGGTGGCAGTCGGCCGAGGGCGCCGACTCGGAGACGGTGCAGCTGGACCTGGAGGCCGAGTTCTACTTCACGCACCTCATCGCCGTCTTCCGCTCGCCGCGGCCCGCTGCCATGACGCTGGAGCGCTCGCAGGATTTTGGGCACACGTGGCAGATGCTTCAGTACTACGCCCGCAACTGCAGCGCCGCCTTCGGGTTCCCGGAGGGCAAGACGACCGGATCGGGGCGGGACGGCGCCGCCTGCACGTCCAAATATTCCGGAGCGTACCCGTGCAGCCGAGGAGAG GTGATATACCGCACCCTCCCCAAATGGGAGTCTCTGGACCCGTTTGGCTTGGAGGGCCAGCAACAGCTGCGGGTGACCAACATCCGCATCCGGCTTCTCAAGCGCCAGCCGTGCCCGTGCCAGGCCAAAGACGCCGCCGGCGCGCCGGGCAAGACTCCGCCCACACGCCACTTTGCCATCTACGACCTGATCGTCAAGGGCAGCTGCTTCTGCAACGGGCACGCCGAGCAGTGCGTCCCCGCGCCAGGGTACCAGCCCATCCGGGACCGTACCAACCATGTG GTCCATGGGAAGTGTGTGTGCCGACACAACACGGCCGGCGAGCACTGCGAGCGCTGCGCCGCGCTCTACAACGACCGGCCGTGGCAGCCCGCCGACGGCCTGACGGGGGCGCCGCACGAGTGTCGCA AGTGCAAGTGTAACGGACACGCTCACAGCTGCCATTTTGATTGGTCGGCCTGGCGGGACTCGGGCCAGCGCAGCGGCGGCGTGTGCGACTGTCTGCACGACACCGAGGGGCGCCAGTGTCAGAACTGCAGGGCCGGCTTCTACCGGGACCCCCGTCGGCCGCACACGGCCCCCGACTCTTGCAAGC cATGCAACTGTCACCCTTTGGGTTCCATGGCTGTGCACGAGGCCAGCGACGCGCTCTGCGACCCCACCAACGGCGACTGCATCTGTAAGCCCGGTGTGGGCGGCGCCCACTGCGACAGGTGCATGGTGGGATATTGGGGCTTCCACGAGTACGGCTGCCGGCCGTGCGACTGCGCCGGGGACTGTGACCCCTTCACGGGCGACTGTGTGCTCGG GTCGGACTTGTACAACTTAGAGGGAAACTCCAGCGAGCCCGTCCAGATCTTCAGAGTTGACGAGCTCTTCTCCGCCCTCCATTACtcag AGAAGTGCGAGTGCAAAGAGCAGCCGTTGACCAACAGCAAACTGTTCTGCACCATGAACTACGCGTACG TTCTGAAGGTGAAAGTGCTGTCGGCCCACGACAAGGGTTCGCACGCCGAGGTGGAGGTGAAGGTCCAGAAGGTGCTGAGTCAGAAGGTGAAGCTCCAGCGGGGCCGCGTCACGCTCTACCCCGAGTCCTGGACGGCGAGGGGCTGCACCTGCCCCATCCTCAACCCAG GTGTGGAGTACCTGGTGGCGGGCCACGCCGACAGAAAGCGGGGCCACCTGCTGGTCAACATGAAGAGCTTCGTCAAGCCCTGGACGTCCATCTTGGGCCGCAAAGTGCTCGCGCTGCTCAAGAAGGACTGCAACTGGTAG
- the snrpf gene encoding small nuclear ribonucleoprotein F, translating to MSLPLNPKPFLNGLTGKPVMVKLKWGMEYKGYLVSVDGYMNMQLANTEEYVDGALAGHLGEVLIRCNNVLYIRGVEEEEEDGEMRE from the exons atg AGTTTGCCACTGAACCCTAAGCCCTTCCTGAACGGCCTTACAGGCAAGCCGGTGATGGTGAAGCTCAAGTGGGGCATGGAGTACAAAGGCTACCTGGTCTCCGTGGACGGCTACATGAACATGCAG CTTGCCAACACGGAAGAGTACGTGGACGGGGCGTTAGCGGGTCATCTCGGGGAAGTCCTCATCAG GTGCAACAATGTTCTGTACATCCGAGGtgtggaagaagaggaggaagacggAGAAATGAGAGAGTGA
- the LOC144034728 gene encoding tetraspanin-9, which produces MARGCVCCVKYMLFLFNLLFWLGGCGLLGVGVWLSVSQGNFATLSPSFPSLSAANLIVTLGTVVMVTGFLGCLGAIKENKCLLLSFFIVLLIILLAELILLILFFVYTDKVSENARRDLKDGLVLYNTDNNAGLRDAWNAIQGEWRCCGVTSFGDWYAALQVNAVPDSCCQLVHSGCGRNTSNAFWTRGCYEKVEEWLDDNKHLLGTIAMCVLVIQLLGMAFSMTLYQQIHRAGKKYQA; this is translated from the exons ATGGCTCGCGGCTGCGTCTGCTGTGTCAAGTACATGCTCTTCCTCTTCAACCTGCTCTTTTGG CTGGGCGGGTGCGGCCTGCTGGGCGTGGGCGTGTGGCTGTCGGTGTCACAGGGCAACTTCGCCACGCTGTCGCCGTCCTTCCCGTCGCTGTCGGCCGCCAACCTTATCGTCACGCTGGGCACCGTCGTCATGGTAACGGGCTTCCTGGGATGCCTGGGCGCCATCAAGGAGAACAAGTGCCTCCTGCTTAGT tTTTTCATCGTCCTCTTGATCATCCTGCTGGCCGAgctcatcctcctcatcctcttcttcgTCTACACCGACAAA GTGAGCGAAAACGCCAGACGGGATCTGAAGGACGGGCTGGTGCTGTACAACACGGACAACAACGCTGGCCTGCGGGACGCTTGGAACGCCATCCAGGGGGAG TGGCGATGCTGTGGCGTGACGAGTTTCGGCGACTGGTACGCGGCGCTACAGGTCAACGCCGTTCCCGACAGCTGCTGTCAGCTCGTCCATTCGGGATGCGGACGCAACACTTCCAACGCCTTCTGGACGCGG GGCTGCTACGAGAAAGTGGAGGAATGGCTGGACGACAACAAGCACCTGCTGGGCACCATCGCCATGTGTGTGCTGGTCATTCag CTTCTCGGCATGGCGTTCTCCATGACCTTGTACCAGCAGATCCACCGCGCCGGGAAGAAATACCAAGCTTGA